From Cupriavidus taiwanensis, a single genomic window includes:
- a CDS encoding site-specific DNA-methyltransferase: HLNKIGMNDISRKLPVPLDGGALDIAADKRALLRDLFPSVFTETKNDHDELVFSVDFERLKAELGAFTEVFESRRERYGMDWPGKKDCLKTIQHRSYATLKPVPEESVRWDSSDNLFIEGDNLEVLKLLQKSYYGKVKMIYIDPPYNTGNEFIYPDNYSESLETYLAYAKLTDEEGKRFATNTASEGRFHTKWLNMMYPRLYLARNLLTEDGTIFVSIDEHEIENLNRLMDEIYGESNRIATIVWKGATDNNPTRVAVEHEYIVCFAKDISRCPAVWKSRVSDAKDMMLAKYEELRPVYSSPGVIQEHFRRFIKDNSESLASITHYNLVDNDGVYTGSRKVHNPKPGGYVYRVEHPETGENCVLPANGYRFPEERMKELIQQKKIIFGDDHTQIVQIKEYLKDFEEKLSSVIHLDSRAGANEIGRLLGNRKVFTNPKPYELLAYIFDFQLDNGDILLDFFAGSCASAQAVMDLNARDGAKRKFIMVQLPERLDASVKEHKEGLSFCRDNGLPENIAEISKSRLRRALDRYSGEDARQAELTSSDADLGFRVFKLDKSNFRRWQQIGANATVDQIAEQLELHVEHVDPSASQEALLFEILLKAGFRPTAKVETVEMADLPLYSVASGALLICLAHRITKELIDAVAAAEPMHFFCLDSAFGGNDQLKANAVQTFAARNQGREKASQIVFRTV; encoded by the coding sequence CATTTAAATAAGATTGGCATGAACGACATTTCCAGAAAACTCCCCGTTCCGCTCGATGGCGGCGCTCTCGACATTGCCGCAGATAAACGCGCCCTGCTCCGTGACCTTTTCCCGTCGGTCTTTACCGAGACAAAGAACGATCACGACGAGCTCGTCTTTAGTGTCGATTTCGAAAGGCTGAAGGCGGAGTTGGGGGCCTTCACGGAGGTCTTCGAATCACGAAGGGAGCGTTACGGGATGGACTGGCCGGGCAAGAAGGACTGCTTGAAGACTATTCAACACCGGTCATACGCCACACTCAAACCCGTTCCGGAGGAGTCTGTTCGGTGGGACAGCAGCGACAACCTCTTTATAGAGGGTGACAACCTCGAGGTCCTCAAGCTCCTGCAGAAGTCGTACTACGGCAAGGTCAAAATGATCTACATTGACCCGCCGTACAACACCGGCAATGAGTTTATCTACCCTGATAACTACTCCGAGAGCCTCGAGACGTATCTCGCCTACGCGAAACTCACGGACGAAGAAGGCAAGCGTTTCGCCACGAACACAGCGAGCGAAGGGCGCTTCCATACAAAATGGCTCAACATGATGTATCCGCGTCTTTACCTGGCGCGTAACCTTCTTACCGAGGATGGGACGATTTTCGTGTCGATCGACGAGCACGAGATCGAGAACCTCAACCGGTTGATGGACGAGATCTACGGAGAATCGAACCGTATCGCCACCATTGTTTGGAAAGGCGCCACAGACAACAACCCGACTAGGGTTGCCGTTGAGCACGAGTACATCGTTTGTTTCGCGAAGGATATCTCCAGATGCCCCGCCGTTTGGAAGAGCCGGGTAAGCGACGCAAAGGACATGATGCTAGCCAAGTACGAAGAACTGCGCCCCGTGTACTCCAGTCCAGGGGTGATCCAGGAACACTTCCGCCGATTCATCAAGGACAACTCCGAATCGCTCGCGTCCATCACGCACTACAACCTAGTCGACAATGACGGCGTATATACAGGATCTCGGAAGGTCCATAACCCGAAGCCGGGCGGATATGTCTACCGGGTCGAGCATCCTGAAACAGGCGAAAACTGCGTCTTGCCAGCTAATGGGTACCGATTTCCCGAGGAGCGGATGAAGGAGCTTATTCAGCAGAAGAAGATCATTTTCGGTGACGACCATACCCAAATCGTACAGATCAAGGAATACCTCAAAGACTTCGAGGAGAAATTGTCGAGCGTCATCCACTTGGACAGTCGTGCCGGCGCTAACGAGATCGGCCGTCTGCTGGGAAATCGAAAGGTGTTCACAAACCCCAAGCCTTACGAACTGCTCGCGTACATCTTCGATTTTCAGTTAGACAACGGGGACATCCTTCTCGATTTCTTCGCCGGCTCGTGCGCGTCGGCCCAAGCCGTCATGGATTTGAATGCCAGGGATGGGGCCAAACGCAAATTCATCATGGTCCAGCTTCCCGAGCGCTTGGACGCGAGCGTCAAGGAGCATAAGGAGGGGCTAAGTTTCTGTCGGGACAACGGCCTTCCTGAGAACATCGCAGAAATCAGCAAATCGCGCCTGCGGCGCGCCCTCGACCGCTATTCCGGAGAGGATGCACGCCAGGCAGAGCTTACTTCTTCCGATGCTGACCTCGGTTTCCGCGTTTTCAAGTTGGACAAGTCGAACTTCCGCCGATGGCAACAGATTGGAGCGAACGCTACGGTCGACCAGATCGCTGAACAACTTGAACTCCATGTCGAGCACGTCGATCCCTCGGCCTCCCAGGAAGCCCTTCTCTTCGAGATCCTGCTGAAAGCCGGCTTCCGCCCAACGGCGAAGGTAGAAACCGTGGAGATGGCCGACCTTCCCTTGTATTCAGTAGCAAGCGGCGCGCTACTGATCTGCCTAGCCCACAGGATCACGAAGGAACTGATCGATGCTGTCGCCGCAGCAGAACCGATGCACTTCTTCTGCCTCGATTCGGCCTTCGGCGGCAACGACCAGCTAAAGGCAAACGCTGTTCAGACCTTCGCCGCGCGCAACCAGGGCCGCGAGAAAGCCTCGCAGATCGTATTTCGCACTGTTTAA
- a CDS encoding DEAD/DEAH box helicase family protein, with amino-acid sequence MKLKFDSTLEYQHDAFNAVTDLFEGMAFSQDSHSVTLGTETMFGGEHAELGIGNIMPLAPTQFLANLQSVQARNNVPKSRALIEEGGPYDFPNFSIEMETGTGKTYVYLRTVFELNRLYGFRKFVVVVPSVAIREGVTTSLVLMRDHFRDLYDNVAFDSFVYNSRDLSRVRQFAVNNEIQIMVINIQAFAKDAEKAGNVIHQEQDRMSGRKPIDFVRATNPIVIIDEPQSVDTTAKSQKAIAGLNPLLCLRYSATHVHPYNLLYQLDPIRAYDLRLVKQIEVVDANPVRDFNRTMVRLDWIGYPGRAKTPQAKVTVFEDTSNGPREKPVTLKHGADLSLFTNRSDYEGYQVTNISAEPGSEYIEFGNGQILELSRETGGMADERMKNQIRQTVEEHFAKEKKFKALGIKVLSLFFLDQVGSYRQYDDEGNRCNGKVSQWFEEIYAEVAAKSIYQGVLTYSAEQVHDGYFSADRRKGKVVTLLDTSGSTAKDDETYELIMKDKERLLDPEEPLRFIFSHSALKEGWDNPNVFQICTLREMGTENERRQTLGRGLRLPVNKDGDRIFNEQINRLTVIANESFQDYAKGLQADIEKAIDPDGSFRFGRVPKLAFTPLLNPEGTAQLTEEQSEAIWKHLVSKGFLDRNGDFESAFKPNSEGFTLNLPLDFSAEGFEAAVVGRLNRFVPRDFVKDARMRESVKYNKRVELNPEFQILWEKISRKTRYSVEFQTDELIAKAILKMRDMPEIKAVRIEVTKRSVDITEAGVDGGLVTSNRTYVVANEQPLPDILAFLQRETELTRGTLVRILKDCGQLNYFGINPQAFMTECAKLINRALHELIVDGIKYEPIAGQAYEMRLFEEAEVEEYLDRLYAVKEKAGILPDGTEVPRTPYDWISFDSEVERTVAERLDGDPQVKFFCKLPRGFKVPTPIGNYNPDWAIVLEDDGKLYLVRETKSTLDSDKLRDSENRRIKCGKAHFKALGVDFKAATNIHEVLTGAA; translated from the coding sequence ATGAAGCTCAAATTTGACTCAACGCTGGAGTACCAGCACGACGCGTTCAACGCCGTAACGGACCTGTTCGAGGGAATGGCGTTCAGCCAGGATAGCCATTCCGTCACGCTCGGAACGGAAACGATGTTCGGCGGCGAACATGCCGAGCTTGGGATCGGCAACATAATGCCGTTGGCTCCGACGCAATTTCTTGCAAACTTGCAGTCTGTCCAAGCACGCAACAACGTTCCGAAATCCCGAGCCTTGATCGAAGAAGGCGGCCCGTACGATTTCCCGAATTTCTCCATTGAAATGGAGACCGGTACCGGGAAGACCTACGTCTACCTGCGCACTGTGTTTGAATTGAACCGCCTCTATGGTTTCCGGAAATTCGTCGTCGTCGTCCCGTCAGTCGCGATTCGCGAAGGCGTCACGACTTCTCTCGTGCTGATGCGGGACCACTTCCGAGATTTGTATGACAACGTCGCGTTCGACAGCTTCGTGTACAACTCGAGGGATCTGAGCCGCGTCCGGCAGTTCGCCGTAAACAACGAGATCCAGATCATGGTGATCAATATCCAAGCCTTCGCGAAGGATGCGGAAAAAGCTGGAAATGTGATCCATCAGGAGCAAGATCGAATGTCGGGCCGCAAGCCGATCGACTTCGTGCGGGCAACGAACCCGATAGTCATAATTGACGAGCCGCAGAGCGTCGATACCACCGCGAAATCCCAAAAAGCGATCGCTGGACTAAATCCGCTCCTCTGCCTGCGCTACTCGGCGACGCACGTCCACCCGTACAACCTGCTCTACCAGCTCGACCCGATTCGGGCATATGACCTCCGGCTAGTCAAGCAAATCGAAGTCGTGGATGCGAATCCCGTACGGGACTTCAACCGGACGATGGTCCGCCTCGACTGGATTGGTTATCCGGGAAGGGCCAAAACGCCTCAGGCCAAGGTCACGGTTTTCGAAGATACCTCGAACGGACCGCGGGAGAAACCAGTCACGCTCAAGCACGGCGCGGATTTATCCTTGTTCACAAACCGCTCCGACTACGAGGGGTATCAGGTCACCAACATCAGCGCCGAACCGGGAAGCGAGTATATCGAATTTGGAAATGGGCAGATCCTCGAGCTATCGCGGGAAACGGGGGGCATGGCCGACGAGCGCATGAAGAATCAGATTCGACAAACCGTCGAAGAGCACTTCGCCAAAGAGAAGAAATTTAAGGCGCTCGGGATCAAGGTCCTGTCGCTGTTCTTCCTCGACCAGGTCGGCAGCTACCGCCAGTATGACGACGAAGGGAACCGGTGCAATGGAAAGGTCTCTCAGTGGTTCGAAGAGATCTATGCAGAGGTCGCTGCCAAGTCAATTTACCAGGGCGTGCTCACCTACTCAGCCGAGCAGGTTCACGACGGCTACTTCTCGGCAGACCGCAGGAAGGGCAAGGTCGTCACACTTCTGGACACGAGCGGCAGCACCGCCAAGGATGACGAGACGTACGAGCTGATCATGAAGGACAAAGAACGGCTGCTCGACCCGGAGGAGCCACTCCGCTTCATCTTCAGTCATTCGGCACTCAAAGAAGGCTGGGATAACCCGAACGTCTTTCAGATCTGCACACTCCGGGAGATGGGAACTGAAAATGAACGCCGCCAGACGCTCGGCCGCGGACTTCGCCTTCCCGTCAACAAAGACGGGGACCGGATCTTCAACGAACAGATCAACCGCTTGACGGTCATCGCGAACGAGTCTTTTCAAGACTACGCCAAGGGCCTTCAGGCCGACATTGAAAAGGCCATCGACCCGGACGGAAGTTTCCGTTTTGGTCGGGTTCCGAAACTGGCGTTCACTCCTCTGCTCAACCCGGAAGGAACTGCCCAACTCACCGAGGAGCAATCCGAGGCAATCTGGAAGCACCTTGTGTCCAAAGGGTTCCTCGACCGAAACGGCGACTTCGAAAGTGCCTTCAAGCCGAATTCTGAAGGCTTCACCCTGAATCTACCCCTGGATTTTTCCGCCGAGGGATTCGAGGCTGCCGTGGTAGGCCGTCTCAACCGATTCGTCCCCCGCGACTTCGTTAAGGACGCCCGAATGCGCGAGTCAGTCAAGTACAACAAGCGGGTCGAACTCAATCCCGAGTTCCAGATTCTCTGGGAAAAGATCAGTCGGAAAACTCGCTACTCGGTGGAATTCCAAACCGACGAGCTGATCGCGAAGGCTATCTTAAAGATGCGAGACATGCCTGAGATCAAGGCCGTCCGGATAGAAGTCACGAAACGATCAGTCGACATCACCGAAGCCGGGGTGGACGGCGGGCTCGTGACGAGCAACCGCACATATGTCGTGGCCAACGAGCAGCCGCTTCCGGACATACTTGCATTCCTTCAACGCGAAACCGAGCTCACGCGCGGAACGCTCGTACGTATCCTTAAGGATTGCGGACAACTCAACTACTTCGGGATAAATCCGCAGGCCTTCATGACGGAATGCGCCAAGCTAATCAACCGAGCCCTCCACGAACTTATTGTTGACGGGATCAAGTACGAGCCGATTGCCGGTCAGGCATACGAAATGCGCCTGTTTGAAGAGGCAGAAGTTGAGGAATACCTCGACAGGCTGTACGCGGTGAAAGAAAAGGCCGGAATTCTCCCGGACGGCACCGAAGTGCCAAGGACGCCGTATGACTGGATTTCTTTCGATTCGGAAGTGGAGCGGACGGTGGCCGAACGGCTCGACGGGGATCCCCAAGTAAAGTTCTTTTGCAAGCTCCCGCGGGGATTCAAGGTTCCGACGCCGATCGGCAACTACAACCCCGACTGGGCGATCGTCCTCGAGGACGATGGGAAACTTTACCTTGTCCGCGAAACGAAGAGCACGCTCGATTCCGACAAGCTCCGCGACAGTGAGAACCGGAGAATAAAGTGTGGTAAAGCACACTTCAAGGCGCTCGGCGTTGACTTCAAGGCGGCGACGAACATCCATGAGGTACTGACTGGAGCTGCCTAA